In one Spirosoma rigui genomic region, the following are encoded:
- a CDS encoding aldo/keto reductase: protein MQTQPTKPAVEAGTITIGGDLTVNRMAYGAMRITGDGIWGPPKDHDEAIRVLKRCLDLGINFIDTADSYGPYVSEELIAEALYPYADELVIGTKGGLLRTGPNQWPVDGSRKHLQEALDGSLKRLKLDRIDLYQLHRFDDKVPAEEFLGFLQEMQQAGKIRHIGLSEVNVDQIKQAQAYFEVVSVQNMYNFGQQQWNPTLKYCEENNIAFIPWYPLSAGNLEADKAIHRVAERHNATEYQVALAWLLAASPVMLPIAGTSSVKHLEENVLGATLKLTDEDLKDMPLPQ, encoded by the coding sequence ATGCAAACGCAACCTACAAAACCCGCCGTTGAAGCCGGGACGATTACAATTGGTGGCGACCTGACGGTTAACCGCATGGCCTACGGGGCTATGCGCATCACCGGCGACGGTATCTGGGGACCACCCAAAGACCATGACGAAGCCATTCGGGTACTGAAACGCTGCCTTGACCTGGGCATTAACTTTATCGATACCGCCGATAGCTACGGGCCTTACGTATCGGAAGAACTGATCGCCGAAGCGCTGTATCCCTATGCCGATGAGTTGGTTATTGGTACCAAAGGGGGACTGCTCCGCACGGGACCTAACCAGTGGCCGGTGGATGGCAGCCGCAAACACCTGCAGGAAGCCCTCGACGGAAGCCTGAAACGGTTGAAGCTCGACCGGATCGACCTCTACCAACTGCACCGCTTTGATGATAAGGTTCCGGCCGAAGAGTTTCTGGGTTTTCTGCAGGAGATGCAGCAGGCCGGTAAAATTCGCCACATTGGCCTGTCTGAAGTGAATGTCGACCAGATCAAGCAGGCCCAGGCGTATTTTGAGGTTGTATCGGTACAGAATATGTACAACTTCGGTCAGCAGCAGTGGAACCCAACCCTGAAGTATTGCGAAGAAAACAACATCGCCTTTATTCCCTGGTATCCGCTCAGTGCTGGTAATCTGGAAGCCGACAAGGCTATTCACCGTGTGGCCGAACGGCACAACGCAACGGAATACCAGGTGGCCCTGGCGTGGCTGCTGGCGGCATCACCAGTTATGCTGCCCATTGCCGGTACATCGTCGGTAAAACACCTGGAAGAAAACGTACTGGGTGCTACCCTCAAATTGACGGATGAAGATTTGAAGGATATGCCACTGCCGCAGTAA
- a CDS encoding NUDIX hydrolase → MIPENDPKPWQVEKADYLIRNPWLTVRQDGVRLPHGGFIPDYYVFEYPNWVNIVAVTTDGRLILVRQYRHGIAGVHYELCAGTVDPIDGSTEAGLLLAAQRELLEETGYSGGHWQPFMTLSANTGTHTNLNYTFLATDVVWQQAQQLDDTEDITVHLVTPEQAWAIVERGEMVQAMCVAPLLKYLARPRAAPVDANATEKSEEA, encoded by the coding sequence ATGATACCCGAAAATGACCCCAAACCCTGGCAGGTCGAAAAAGCCGATTACCTGATCCGGAACCCCTGGCTAACGGTTCGGCAGGATGGCGTTCGCTTGCCCCATGGCGGTTTTATCCCCGACTACTACGTGTTCGAATACCCAAACTGGGTCAATATCGTTGCCGTTACTACCGACGGGCGGCTGATCCTCGTGCGGCAGTACCGGCACGGGATTGCCGGGGTGCACTACGAACTCTGCGCTGGTACTGTTGACCCGATTGATGGCTCCACCGAAGCAGGTTTACTGCTGGCAGCCCAGCGCGAGCTGCTCGAAGAAACGGGTTACAGCGGTGGCCACTGGCAGCCGTTCATGACACTGTCGGCCAATACCGGTACGCATACCAACCTTAACTACACGTTTCTGGCAACCGACGTAGTGTGGCAGCAGGCGCAGCAGCTCGACGACACCGAAGATATAACAGTGCATCTGGTTACGCCCGAGCAGGCGTGGGCCATCGTTGAGCGGGGTGAGATGGTGCAGGCTATGTGCGTGGCACCCCTGCTGAAGTATTTAGCCCGGCCACGGGCTGCTCCTGTCGATGCTAACGCGACCGAAAAGAGCGAAGAAGCGTAG
- a CDS encoding ferritin-like domain-containing protein — protein MIKNEEIVEDLNDLVKINNDRIMGYEKAIEDNKDAQLDDLFRHYIVQSQKFRSQLAEHIVRIDGTAVTDATSTDVSSKIHRAWIDIKSAVTGKDRDTVLSSVEFGENAAVEAYQDAIEKDHIPAYIKEDLTSQLSDLKTAQEKVKALKGDK, from the coding sequence ATGATCAAGAACGAAGAAATCGTAGAAGACCTGAATGACCTGGTGAAGATTAACAACGACCGGATCATGGGATATGAAAAAGCTATTGAAGACAATAAAGATGCCCAACTGGACGACCTGTTCCGGCACTACATTGTACAGAGCCAGAAATTCCGCAGCCAGCTTGCCGAGCACATTGTTCGCATTGATGGTACGGCGGTAACCGATGCAACCTCTACCGACGTATCGAGCAAAATTCACCGCGCCTGGATCGACATCAAGTCGGCCGTAACGGGCAAAGACCGCGATACCGTACTGAGCTCCGTTGAGTTCGGCGAAAACGCGGCTGTTGAAGCCTATCAGGACGCGATCGAAAAAGATCACATCCCCGCCTATATCAAAGAAGATCTGACGAGCCAGCTCAGCGATCTGAAAACTGCCCAGGAGAAAGTAAAGGCGCTGAAAGGCGATAAATAA
- a CDS encoding ferritin-like domain-containing protein, producing the protein MNLQNILNEIEKVDADVIERLEHVSRRSVFSNFLKKAVVGAAPVAFASVLNKAYGQNNVVAEVLNFALTLEYLEAEFYNKSLESGIIPGEALPYYQQIAKHENAHVALLKSALGSAAISKPNFDFTAKGNFPGVFSDLQTNYAVAQAFEDTGVRAYKGQAPRLIPFPAVLTTALQIHSVEARHAARIRYLRGQKGWITNADRGNLPAATQAIYNEDERAEQGGVNVSGLPMVVSMGISRAAVTEAFDEPLTKEQVLAIAGPFLA; encoded by the coding sequence ATGAATCTACAAAACATACTGAATGAAATTGAGAAGGTGGATGCCGACGTAATCGAACGGCTGGAACACGTCTCGCGTCGCAGTGTTTTCAGCAACTTCCTGAAAAAGGCAGTTGTTGGTGCGGCACCGGTAGCTTTCGCTTCCGTATTGAACAAAGCCTATGGTCAAAACAATGTCGTTGCCGAAGTGCTGAACTTCGCCCTGACGCTGGAATATCTTGAAGCTGAATTTTACAACAAGAGTCTGGAATCGGGTATCATCCCCGGCGAAGCGCTGCCTTACTACCAGCAGATCGCTAAACACGAGAACGCACACGTGGCCCTGCTGAAATCGGCACTGGGTAGCGCGGCTATCTCGAAGCCAAACTTCGACTTCACGGCTAAAGGAAACTTCCCCGGCGTATTCAGTGATCTGCAAACCAACTACGCAGTAGCGCAGGCGTTTGAAGACACGGGTGTACGGGCCTACAAAGGACAGGCACCCCGCCTGATTCCATTCCCGGCCGTACTGACAACGGCGCTGCAGATCCACTCGGTCGAAGCGCGCCACGCGGCTCGTATTCGGTACCTGCGTGGTCAGAAAGGATGGATCACGAATGCTGATCGGGGTAACTTGCCAGCCGCAACGCAGGCCATTTACAACGAAGACGAAAGAGCAGAACAAGGCGGTGTGAACGTATCGGGTCTACCCATGGTAGTTTCGATGGGCATCAGCCGGGCTGCCGTAACGGAAGCGTTCGACGAGCCACTGACGAAAGAGCAGGTACTGGCAATTGCCGGACCGTTCCTGGCCTAA
- a CDS encoding pyridoxal phosphate-dependent aminotransferase: protein MIIPLAHRADQAQEYYFSVKLAEVRKLVAAGHDVINMGIGNPDMMPSEATIDALTAAAHQPHAHGYQSYKGIPAFRAAIARFYSHTYGVTLDPETEILPLIGSKEGITHLSLTFLNEGDRVLVPELGYPAYRAVSQMVGADVREYPLLEHRNWQPDWSAMADLVTETTKMMWLNYPHMPTGAPATRALFEQAVRFAHDHRLLLCHDNPYSLVLNKKPPISLLAIDGAADVAVELNSMSKSHNMAGWRIGWLAGTKSYIDSVLTIKSNVDSGMFLALQQAAVQALANSDDWHRERNAVYEDRLDAAKAFLDALGCTYTNDQEGMFLWAKLPESIASAETLVDELLYTKHIFIAPGFIFGPKGNRYVRVSLCMPKERIWAAVERLRAA, encoded by the coding sequence GTGATTATTCCACTGGCTCATCGTGCCGATCAGGCGCAGGAATACTATTTTTCTGTTAAGCTGGCCGAAGTTCGTAAACTCGTTGCGGCAGGCCACGATGTTATCAATATGGGTATTGGTAACCCGGATATGATGCCCTCCGAGGCTACTATTGATGCACTGACGGCGGCAGCTCATCAGCCCCATGCGCATGGTTATCAATCTTATAAGGGTATACCCGCTTTTCGGGCAGCCATTGCCCGCTTTTACAGCCATACCTACGGCGTAACCCTTGATCCTGAAACGGAAATTCTCCCCCTGATCGGATCCAAAGAAGGGATTACGCATCTGTCGCTGACGTTTTTGAACGAAGGCGACCGGGTGCTGGTGCCCGAGTTGGGCTATCCCGCCTACCGCGCGGTGAGCCAGATGGTGGGTGCCGATGTACGGGAGTACCCGCTGCTCGAACACCGGAACTGGCAACCCGACTGGAGCGCCATGGCCGATCTGGTGACGGAGACCACCAAAATGATGTGGCTGAACTACCCACACATGCCAACGGGTGCGCCCGCCACGCGGGCCCTGTTTGAGCAGGCCGTTCGGTTTGCCCACGATCACCGGCTGCTTCTCTGTCATGACAACCCCTACAGCCTGGTCCTCAACAAAAAGCCGCCCATAAGCTTGCTGGCAATCGACGGGGCGGCAGACGTAGCGGTAGAGCTGAACTCCATGAGTAAGTCGCACAACATGGCGGGCTGGCGTATTGGCTGGTTGGCGGGCACCAAGTCGTATATCGACTCCGTCCTGACCATTAAAAGCAACGTTGACTCGGGGATGTTCCTGGCGTTGCAGCAGGCCGCCGTCCAGGCCCTCGCCAACTCCGACGACTGGCATCGGGAGCGTAATGCCGTGTATGAGGACCGGCTCGATGCGGCCAAAGCGTTCCTCGATGCATTGGGCTGTACGTATACCAATGATCAGGAAGGAATGTTTCTGTGGGCTAAACTACCCGAATCGATTGCGTCGGCCGAAACGCTGGTCGATGAACTGCTGTATACCAAGCACATCTTCATCGCACCCGGTTTTATTTTCGGTCCCAAAGGTAATCGGTACGTTCGCGTATCGCTGTGTATGCCCAAAGAACGTATCTGGGCCGCGGTAGAGCGGCTGAGGGCGGCCTGA
- a CDS encoding alpha/beta hydrolase family protein — translation MRRLLPSLTVLLFITRMAAGQTPTTARPEPVYNYDEARVGTFTLPELMRTTRGKPVTNRAEWRARRAELLQLFAENVYGKTPAKAVKLRFQGGAVNANALNGLAVRKQVSIFFVDYPELPPIDVLIYLPKATATSGVSGKIPVFMGLNFCGNHCVSTEADIALSTRWVDNTIGDVSVNNRATDKARGMQARRWPVETILKRGYGLVTAYYGDIEPDYPTGWRTGIRSVLGDTTRYADPQASEWGAVGAWAWGMSRIMDYLQTDPAIDAKRVILMGHSRIGKAAVWAGGQDERFAAVISNESGEGGAALSRRWYGETVERINTSFPHWFTGRYKTYNNRVIDLPTEQHELLALVAPRPLYVASADGDQWSDPKGEFLGALYAGPVYKLYGKTGLGDVAFPGLNQSVGQTVRYHDRTGKHDVTDYDWEQYLRFADELVR, via the coding sequence ATGCGCCGATTACTACCCAGCCTGACGGTTTTGCTGTTCATTACCCGGATGGCTGCGGGCCAAACGCCAACGACCGCCAGACCCGAACCTGTTTATAATTACGACGAAGCCCGGGTTGGTACATTTACCCTGCCCGAACTGATGCGCACCACCAGGGGAAAGCCGGTAACCAACCGGGCCGAATGGCGCGCCCGGCGGGCCGAACTGCTGCAGCTGTTCGCCGAAAACGTGTACGGCAAAACACCGGCAAAAGCGGTTAAGCTTCGGTTTCAGGGAGGTGCGGTGAATGCGAACGCGCTGAATGGGCTGGCCGTACGGAAACAGGTATCTATTTTCTTCGTCGACTACCCGGAGCTGCCGCCCATTGATGTCCTGATCTACCTGCCGAAAGCCACGGCGACGTCCGGGGTATCGGGTAAAATTCCCGTTTTCATGGGCCTAAATTTCTGCGGCAACCACTGCGTCTCTACCGAAGCTGACATCGCTTTGTCGACGCGCTGGGTCGATAACACCATCGGCGACGTATCGGTCAACAACCGGGCTACCGACAAAGCGCGGGGGATGCAGGCCCGGCGCTGGCCGGTAGAGACCATTCTGAAACGGGGCTATGGACTGGTAACGGCCTATTACGGTGACATCGAACCTGATTACCCGACAGGATGGCGCACGGGCATCCGGTCGGTGTTGGGCGATACGACCCGCTATGCCGATCCGCAAGCCAGCGAGTGGGGGGCTGTGGGGGCCTGGGCGTGGGGCATGAGCCGAATCATGGATTATCTCCAGACCGACCCGGCTATTGATGCCAAGCGGGTTATTCTTATGGGCCATTCGCGCATTGGTAAAGCCGCCGTTTGGGCGGGGGGGCAGGATGAGCGCTTTGCGGCCGTCATTTCCAACGAGTCGGGCGAAGGGGGCGCGGCCCTGAGCCGCCGTTGGTACGGCGAAACCGTCGAGCGGATCAATACCAGTTTTCCCCACTGGTTCACGGGGCGCTATAAAACCTACAACAACCGCGTTATTGATCTACCCACCGAACAGCACGAACTACTAGCCCTGGTGGCACCCCGTCCGCTCTACGTGGCCAGCGCCGATGGTGACCAGTGGTCTGACCCGAAAGGCGAATTTCTGGGGGCTCTTTACGCCGGGCCAGTCTACAAACTGTATGGTAAAACCGGGCTGGGCGACGTGGCTTTTCCGGGCCTGAACCAGTCCGTAGGGCAAACTGTTCGCTACCACGACCGAACGGGAAAACACGACGTTACGGACTACGACTGGGAACAGTACCTGCGGTTTGCCGATGAATTAGTCCGGTAG
- a CDS encoding TolC family protein, whose translation MRVNKTAGILLGIFAFSLSVSAQTPVTLSQVLQQVRTNSPALRVERLNIPIAQADQTTANLRPNPILNNQTLFQLNRNSGLPIDQSAGLLGRQRRQFWLQATKEFDIYHKRQYRNQFAEASTKLAVSSVSETERGVLFDAANRFLDAWYARIQLALLERAKANVDTLVQLNKVRLKDLVISSTDLTRTQLLSDQFELQTRTAQQDLRNRLADLRLVLGTTDSITVAMNDSVVHPGFGNALSLYPTVQASPDSLLRLASTTRSDVQAAAANLETARRNVDLQQVLAKPRNEAGLIWNPQNSVPYAGVFLTLELPFYARNQGEIQKSRVLQDQAIQAASLVQARVRSEVETAYQTFSTSRQIISRYTAIRRDADRVLASVRYAYLRGATTLIDLLEAQRSWFDTQTAYYQALYTYRQNYVRLLYVTGQINQY comes from the coding sequence ATGAGAGTCAATAAAACAGCGGGTATCCTACTCGGTATTTTTGCGTTTAGCCTGTCTGTATCTGCCCAGACCCCGGTAACGCTCAGCCAGGTACTGCAACAGGTACGTACCAATAGTCCGGCGCTGCGGGTCGAGCGACTGAACATTCCGATTGCGCAGGCTGACCAGACAACAGCCAACCTGCGCCCCAATCCTATCCTGAACAACCAGACCCTGTTCCAGTTGAACCGGAACAGCGGCTTACCCATCGATCAATCAGCGGGTTTGCTGGGTCGGCAACGGCGTCAGTTCTGGTTACAGGCTACCAAAGAATTCGACATTTACCACAAACGGCAATACCGGAATCAGTTTGCCGAAGCCAGTACCAAACTGGCCGTCAGCAGCGTATCCGAGACCGAGCGGGGCGTTCTGTTCGACGCGGCCAATCGCTTCCTTGACGCCTGGTACGCCCGCATTCAGCTGGCGTTGCTGGAACGCGCCAAAGCCAACGTCGACACGCTGGTTCAGCTCAATAAGGTGCGACTGAAGGATCTGGTCATCAGTAGTACCGACCTCACTCGGACGCAACTCCTCTCCGATCAGTTTGAATTACAGACCCGGACGGCGCAGCAGGACCTGCGCAACCGCCTGGCCGACCTCCGGCTGGTACTGGGTACGACCGACAGCATCACCGTAGCCATGAATGACTCGGTCGTCCATCCCGGTTTCGGCAACGCGCTGAGTTTGTACCCTACCGTACAGGCCAGCCCCGATAGCCTGCTTCGGCTAGCGTCAACGACCCGAAGCGATGTACAGGCCGCTGCCGCCAACCTGGAAACCGCCCGGCGCAATGTGGATCTACAGCAGGTACTGGCTAAACCCCGCAACGAAGCCGGCCTGATCTGGAACCCCCAGAATAGTGTGCCGTATGCCGGTGTTTTCCTGACCCTCGAACTACCGTTCTACGCCCGTAACCAGGGCGAAATTCAGAAATCGCGCGTGTTGCAGGACCAGGCCATTCAGGCCGCTTCCCTGGTACAGGCGCGGGTGCGGTCGGAAGTTGAAACGGCCTACCAGACGTTTTCCACCAGCCGCCAGATCATCAGCCGGTACACCGCCATCCGGCGCGACGCCGATCGGGTGCTGGCCTCCGTCCGCTACGCTTACCTCCGCGGAGCGACCACGCTCATTGACCTCCTGGAAGCCCAACGTTCCTGGTTCGATACGCAAACCGCGTATTACCAGGCCCTGTATACCTATCGTCAAAATTATGTCCGGTTGCTGTACGTAACGGGGCAGATCAATCAGTATTGA
- a CDS encoding efflux RND transporter periplasmic adaptor subunit, whose product MHIRYHFLFLLAGLTLGCKDKPKPVVTAVPRPTVSTDGAQVRFPDTVMMRAFATSPARPEAIHTDFSAPGHVAAMVMRSVENPSERLVLFDDPGLSDNYSAILQHRINIQTLRGSLERIRDLQAHGAASGKEVIDAQTQLANEEAAIIADEATLKQAGFDPETLRKARPNTILVVCEIPENQLSSIKKGVPCTLNFTAFPNERFTGRIDAVNDYVDNTTRQIKLRIAVDNTDGRLKAGMFATVQFGVLEGQLMTVSRDAIVTVQGRDYVFVQTDPKTIERRAVQLGQQRNDRVVVQSGLRQNDAVVDENVLQLKGLSFGY is encoded by the coding sequence ATGCACATCCGGTATCATTTTCTCTTCTTGCTCGCGGGTCTTACTCTTGGCTGCAAGGATAAGCCCAAACCCGTTGTAACAGCGGTTCCGCGCCCTACGGTCAGTACTGATGGCGCACAGGTTCGGTTCCCGGACACGGTGATGATGCGGGCGTTTGCTACGTCGCCCGCCCGGCCCGAAGCCATCCATACCGATTTTTCGGCCCCCGGTCACGTAGCAGCCATGGTCATGCGTTCGGTAGAGAACCCGTCCGAACGACTGGTCCTGTTCGACGACCCCGGCCTGTCGGACAATTATTCGGCTATTCTACAGCACCGCATCAACATCCAAACGCTGCGGGGGAGTCTGGAGCGTATTCGTGATTTACAGGCCCACGGCGCAGCGTCGGGAAAAGAAGTGATTGACGCTCAGACCCAGCTGGCCAACGAAGAAGCCGCTATCATCGCCGACGAAGCAACCTTGAAACAGGCGGGTTTCGATCCGGAGACCCTGCGCAAGGCCCGGCCAAATACCATCCTTGTGGTCTGCGAAATCCCGGAGAATCAGCTGAGCAGTATCAAAAAAGGCGTTCCCTGTACGCTCAACTTCACCGCCTTTCCCAACGAGCGGTTCACGGGCCGGATCGATGCGGTAAATGACTACGTCGACAACACAACCCGCCAGATCAAGCTCCGGATCGCGGTCGACAATACCGACGGGCGGCTCAAGGCAGGTATGTTCGCTACGGTGCAGTTTGGCGTACTGGAGGGCCAGCTGATGACCGTATCCCGCGATGCGATTGTAACGGTACAGGGACGCGACTACGTGTTCGTGCAAACCGATCCGAAAACGATTGAGCGTCGGGCGGTGCAGTTGGGTCAGCAGCGTAACGACCGGGTTGTGGTCCAGAGCGGACTACGCCAAAACGACGCCGTCGTCGATGAAAACGTCCTGCAGTTGAAGGGTCTGAGCTTCGGGTATTGA
- a CDS encoding prephenate dehydrogenase: MTVSIIGIGLLGGSFALAIREKYPKMRFIGVDSSPVNGQLALAKGIVDEVMPLADALAQSTLVVLATPVNVIMELLPTVLDQLPTGATVVDLGSTKGLICDVADAHPKRNQFVAAHPMAGTENSGPGAAFRELLVGKNLIICDREKTNSDSLTLTESLFRDVGMKLFYMSPQEHDLHLAYVSHLSHISAFALGLTVLEKEKDEQAIFDMASTGFSSTVRLAKSSPQMWAPIFDQNRANVSDALAAYIEFLQQFKQVIDDQNVATSLDFMQRANVIRRVLDGIEKR; the protein is encoded by the coding sequence ATGACAGTTTCGATCATCGGTATTGGCCTGTTGGGCGGCTCGTTCGCCCTCGCCATCCGTGAGAAGTACCCAAAAATGCGCTTCATCGGCGTCGACTCGTCGCCCGTCAATGGCCAGCTGGCCCTGGCGAAAGGGATCGTCGATGAGGTGATGCCATTGGCCGACGCGCTGGCGCAAAGTACGCTCGTTGTGCTGGCTACCCCCGTCAATGTCATCATGGAATTGCTGCCTACGGTGCTCGACCAGCTACCGACGGGCGCTACGGTCGTGGATCTGGGTTCGACGAAAGGGCTGATCTGCGATGTTGCCGACGCCCACCCCAAGCGGAATCAGTTCGTAGCCGCTCACCCGATGGCCGGCACCGAAAACTCTGGTCCTGGTGCGGCCTTCAGGGAACTGCTCGTGGGGAAGAATCTGATCATCTGCGACCGCGAAAAAACGAATTCGGACAGCCTTACACTGACCGAAAGCCTTTTCCGGGATGTGGGCATGAAACTGTTCTACATGAGTCCGCAGGAACACGACCTGCACCTGGCCTATGTCTCGCACCTGAGCCACATCAGCGCTTTTGCGCTGGGACTTACCGTACTGGAAAAAGAAAAAGATGAACAGGCCATCTTCGACATGGCCAGTACGGGGTTCAGCAGTACCGTTCGGCTAGCCAAAAGTTCGCCCCAGATGTGGGCGCCCATCTTCGATCAGAACCGGGCCAACGTATCCGACGCCCTGGCGGCTTATATTGAGTTTCTGCAGCAGTTCAAGCAGGTGATCGACGATCAGAACGTAGCTACGTCGCTGGATTTTATGCAGCGCGCCAACGTAATCCGGCGGGTGCTGGACGGCATTGAGAAGCGGTGA
- a CDS encoding ferritin-like domain-containing protein produces MEKLPKDPTDVRQLLSGRESAAVGRRMFMRYLGATAAAGVALSACTDQIVDPTATGAGRAGFATVDLGDLGSNDVGILNYAYALEQLEAAFYTQVIATPYTGITDGERMILRDIRDHEIVHREFFKAALGSAAIPGLTPDFSSINFSSRASVLGTAKVFENIGVSAYNGAGQFIMSADYLTLAGKIVSVEARHASIIATLLDPQGKSFAGDDIIFPSSGLEEIRVPSEVLAIVAPYIKETINGMQSARRA; encoded by the coding sequence ATGGAAAAACTACCCAAAGACCCCACTGACGTTCGTCAGTTGCTGTCGGGCAGAGAGTCGGCAGCGGTTGGTCGCCGGATGTTCATGCGTTATTTAGGAGCTACTGCAGCCGCTGGTGTTGCACTGAGTGCTTGTACCGATCAGATCGTTGATCCTACAGCTACCGGTGCGGGCCGGGCCGGTTTTGCAACGGTCGATTTAGGCGATCTTGGTTCTAATGACGTAGGTATCCTGAACTACGCTTACGCGCTGGAACAGCTGGAAGCTGCTTTCTATACCCAAGTTATTGCAACACCTTACACAGGCATTACCGATGGCGAGCGAATGATCCTTCGCGACATCCGCGATCACGAAATCGTTCACCGGGAATTTTTCAAAGCCGCTCTCGGCAGCGCAGCCATTCCAGGTCTGACGCCTGACTTTAGCAGCATCAACTTCAGCAGCCGGGCATCGGTACTGGGAACGGCCAAAGTATTTGAAAACATTGGTGTATCGGCCTACAATGGCGCCGGACAGTTCATCATGAGTGCCGATTACCTGACGCTGGCTGGCAAAATTGTATCGGTTGAAGCGCGTCACGCATCGATCATCGCTACGTTACTCGATCCACAAGGCAAGTCGTTTGCCGGTGATGACATCATTTTCCCAAGCTCAGGTCTGGAGGAAATCCGCGTACCATCGGAAGTATTAGCCATCGTGGCTCCGTACATCAAAGAAACCATCAACGGCATGCAGTCGGCGCGTCGTGCCTAA